The Planctomycetota bacterium genomic sequence GGCACGAGAAAATCGAAGGCCGCTGGATGGAGCCGGAGGAGGCGATGGTGGCCCGCGGCTTCGTCAAGATCGACGGCCGGTGGCTCAAGCGCGAAACCGCCGAGATGCTTCTGGCGCAGGAGCGCCTCCATCGGATGGAGGTCGAACGGCGGCAGTCGGAGGAACGGATCGCGCGGCTGCGGAAGGAAGTGGAGATGGCCTGGGTGGCGGTCGAGCGCGAGCGGATCGAGCTGGAACGCGAGCGGGGCCTGAGGCCCGTGCTTGTTCCGGGGGTGGGGATTCTTCCCGTCTGCCCGCGCCCGGTTCGGCCCGGTCCGCAGGTTCACGCGCCGGCGCCCGCCGCCCCCCCTCCTCCGGTGGCCGTCCACTGGGACCGGGTCCGGAGCGACGCCTTCGGGCGCCAGGGGATCTTCGGGGGGGTGAGCCGGGATTCCGCGCCGGGCGGGGCAGGGAAGCGGTCGGAGGAGGAGCCATGTTCGGTCATCCGGCGCTGACGGCGGCGATGCTCCTGGCGGTCGCGCCGGCCGTCCAGGAGCCCGGCAAGGACGCGGACGAAGAGGCCAAGGCGAAAATCGCGGAGTTCCGCAAGGAGCTCAAGAACTGCAAGACGGATCAGGACGTCGCCCGGGCGCTCGGGATGCTGGAGGAGCCGCAGCATCCGCGCCTGCTGGCGGAGCTCAAGACGTGGCTGTCCAAGCCTTCGACGGAGGTGGCCATCGCGGCGGCCGAGAAGATTTCCAGGTACAAGAAGGACAAGGAAGCCGCCGACGCCCTTTTGAACGCCGCAGGGTCGCGCAAGGACAAGGACGCGATCGTGCGGTGTCTGCGGTACGCCGGCGACGTGGGCTACAAGCCGGCGACCGCGAAGCTCACGGGGTATTTCAAGCATCGGGAAGTGGAGGTGGCGCGCGAGGCGGTCGATTCCTGCGGAAAGCTGCGCAGCCGCGAGGCGGTGGATCCCCTCATCGGGCTCCTGCGGGAGCTCGAAGGGATCCGCGAGTCGCAGCCGGGCACGGGCGGAGGCCTGGGCGGCCTGGCGGGAGGAGGGGGCCTGGGGGGCATGCAGGAAGAGCAGCAAAAGCGCAAACGCGAACTGACCCCGGCGGTGCTTTCGGCCCTTTCCAGCATCACGGGGCAGAAGTTCGAGACCGCCGCCGACTGGCTCGGCTGGTGGCGCAAGAACAAGTCGACGTTCAAGGAACCGGAGTAGGAGGCGCGACATGATCGCCCACGTCTTGCTGCTGGCGGCGGCGCTGGCCGCCGGGAACGAAAAGGAAGCCGACGAGGCGCTTCATCGGTTCAAGGCCAATTACCGGAACCCCTCCGCGCCGGCGCGGGCGGCGGCGGTGTCGGAACTGGCCCGCGTGCAGCACGAGAAGGTGCTCAAGCAGCTCGCGATGCTTCTGACGAGCGACGTATCCCTCGTGCGCCAGGCGGCGGCCAAGGGCCTGGGAGGGTTCTCGGAACACAAGCGGCTGGCGGGGGCTCTCCTCCGCGCGGCCATCGGGCCCAACTCCAAGGAGCCCGACGTCGTGGCGGCGATCTTCGAGGCGCTCGGCAATCTCGACGATCCGGAGGCGATTCCGCTTCTTCGCGATCACTTCGACGATCGGGATCCCAAGATCGCCAAGGCCGCGCTGGCGGCCGTCGGCACCATGCGCGACGCCGCGTCCGTCGAGCCCATCATCGAACGGATGAAGAAGTGCGAAAAGGTGATGGCGTCGGACGCGAAGGTGGACAAGGACAATCGTGATCAGGCCAAGGAGATCGTCGGCGTGTGCATCAAGGCGCTCCAGGCGATCACCAAGGAGAGGTGGACGACCTCCAAAGAGTGGGAAATCTGGTGGGGCCGCAACAAGGCGACCTTCAAGGTGGATCCGGAGGAAAAGGACACCCCGAAGGAGGACAAGAAGAAGTAGTCCCGCCTCCGGCGCGGCGGGCGGACGTTGAGAACGCCCCGCGGATGCCCTATAGTAGCCCGTCATGGGCCTCCGGCGCCGGATCCTGATTTCCTTTCTTCTTCTTTTTGCGGCGGTCTTTGCGGCCACGCTGGTCGCCTCGACGCTCCTGGTCGCCCACGCCGTGGAGCGCCGCCTCGCGGCGCAAACGGGGTATCTGGCGCGGCTGCTCGAGGAGAATCCGGACTTCTACCGGGGCAAACTCGGGTTTCTCGAACGGGCCTACGGAGCGCGTTCGGTGCGCGTGGTTCCCCGGGGGGAGGGGGCCGGCGGGCCGGGCGTCTTCCGCGCTCCCCTCGGGCCCGATCGGGAACTCGTGATGGCCTACAGCCCCGAGGTCGTCTCGGCGGAGAAGCGGGAGGCGGTCAAGCCGTTTCTCTTCCTGGGGGCCGCGGGGCTGGGGCTCGTCGTCGCGCTGGGAGTGATCACCGCCCAGATGGTGGCGCGGCCGCTGGAGCGCCTCGCGGCGCAGGCGCAGGCTCTGCCCGTGCGGGACGTACGGCCCGTCGGCGGCGGGCCGGAGCTGGATCGTCTCGTCGAAGCGATGAACCGGATGCTCTCGGAGGTGCGCCGGTCCGAGCAATGGGCCGTCATGGGCCGGATGGCCGCCGGAGTCGCCCACGAGATCCGGAATCCCCTCTCGTCGATGAAGATGACCGTCCAGATGCTCCGGAAGGAAGCCCGGGACGTGGAGCCGTACGACCTTCTTCTCCGGGAGATCGAGCGTCTGGAGCTGACGGCGGCGGAGCTGACGGGGACGTCGCAGCCGCTGCGCAAAGAGCCCGCGCGGCTCGAAGCCGTGGTGGACGAGGTTCTGGAGCTCATGCGGCGGCGGCTGGAGCACCTGGGAATCCGGGTCGAGAGGCGCTATGAACCCGTGCCGCCCGTTCCGGTGGATGCGGCGCGGTTCAAGCGGTGCGTGATGAACCTGCTTCTCAACGGAGCGCAGGCGATGCCGGAGGGGGGAACGCTCGCGGTCGCGCTCGGGACCCGGGACGGCCGCGTGCGGCTCGAGGTCACCGACGAGGGCGGCGGAGTGCCCCCGGACGTGCGCGACCGCATCTTCGAACCCTTTGTGACGACCAAGCAGGACGGCGTGGGGCTGGGCCTGGCCCTGACGCGCCGCATC encodes the following:
- a CDS encoding HEAT repeat domain-containing protein, with amino-acid sequence MFGHPALTAAMLLAVAPAVQEPGKDADEEAKAKIAEFRKELKNCKTDQDVARALGMLEEPQHPRLLAELKTWLSKPSTEVAIAAAEKISRYKKDKEAADALLNAAGSRKDKDAIVRCLRYAGDVGYKPATAKLTGYFKHREVEVAREAVDSCGKLRSREAVDPLIGLLRELEGIRESQPGTGGGLGGLAGGGGLGGMQEEQQKRKRELTPAVLSALSSITGQKFETAADWLGWWRKNKSTFKEPE
- a CDS encoding HEAT repeat domain-containing protein, whose amino-acid sequence is MIAHVLLLAAALAAGNEKEADEALHRFKANYRNPSAPARAAAVSELARVQHEKVLKQLAMLLTSDVSLVRQAAAKGLGGFSEHKRLAGALLRAAIGPNSKEPDVVAAIFEALGNLDDPEAIPLLRDHFDDRDPKIAKAALAAVGTMRDAASVEPIIERMKKCEKVMASDAKVDKDNRDQAKEIVGVCIKALQAITKERWTTSKEWEIWWGRNKATFKVDPEEKDTPKEDKKK
- a CDS encoding ATP-binding protein — encoded protein: MGLRRRILISFLLLFAAVFAATLVASTLLVAHAVERRLAAQTGYLARLLEENPDFYRGKLGFLERAYGARSVRVVPRGEGAGGPGVFRAPLGPDRELVMAYSPEVVSAEKREAVKPFLFLGAAGLGLVVALGVITAQMVARPLERLAAQAQALPVRDVRPVGGGPELDRLVEAMNRMLSEVRRSEQWAVMGRMAAGVAHEIRNPLSSMKMTVQMLRKEARDVEPYDLLLREIERLELTAAELTGTSQPLRKEPARLEAVVDEVLELMRRRLEHLGIRVERRYEPVPPVPVDAARFKRCVMNLLLNGAQAMPEGGTLAVALGTRDGRVRLEVTDEGGGVPPDVRDRIFEPFVTTKQDGVGLGLALTRRIVEDHGGRIGFEAAPRGTTFWIELPHA